The Terriglobales bacterium genome includes a window with the following:
- a CDS encoding LemA family protein, with translation MAIVVLLVLLFVIAGVIWYLVTIYNSLVELKNDIDKAWSNIDVLLKQRHDELTKLLDVVKGYAQYEQSTFQKITEARALWSKATTVDQKAQADAALTTAVRGLFAVAENYPELKANTSFMQLQGRITEIENSIADRREFYNDSVNTFNIRIAQFPDMIVAGMMHLTPRTLFKADEADKADVKMDFSTAAGKP, from the coding sequence ATGGCAATCGTGGTCCTGCTGGTCCTGTTGTTCGTCATCGCGGGGGTGATCTGGTACCTGGTCACCATCTACAACAGTCTGGTCGAGCTCAAGAACGACATCGACAAGGCCTGGTCGAACATCGACGTGCTGCTCAAGCAGCGCCACGACGAACTGACCAAGCTGCTGGACGTGGTGAAAGGCTACGCCCAGTACGAGCAGTCCACCTTCCAGAAGATCACCGAGGCGCGGGCGCTGTGGTCCAAGGCCACCACCGTGGATCAGAAGGCGCAGGCCGACGCCGCCTTGACCACAGCCGTCCGTGGCCTGTTCGCCGTGGCCGAGAACTATCCCGAGCTGAAGGCCAACACCAGCTTCATGCAGTTGCAGGGGCGGATCACGGAGATCGAGAACTCCATCGCCGACCGGCGCGAGTTCTATAACGACAGCGTGAACACCTTCAACATCCGCATCGCCCAGTTCCCCGACATGATCGTGGCCGGCATGATGCACCTTACCCCGCGCACCCTCTTCAAGGCCGACGAGGCCGACAAGGCGGACGTGAAGATGGACTTCTCGACGGCGGCGGGCAAGCCGTAG
- the lexA gene encoding transcriptional repressor LexA: MALTRRQRELYDFIARFVQKNGYSPSFEEIGEGLGLSSLATVHKHVTNLEKKGLLKRDYNRSRSIDLLPPKGKMKLAFAPGVLPLVGRIAAGRPVETFEQPDTISLADLTRAKDVYVLEVRGDSMQDEHIVDGDYVLVEKVSTARNGEIVVALVEGAETTLKRFYKEGAVIRLQPSNPAVQPILVPAAAVEIQGRVIGVLRKY; encoded by the coding sequence ATGGCACTCACCCGGCGGCAACGCGAGCTTTACGACTTCATCGCCCGCTTCGTGCAGAAGAACGGCTACTCGCCCTCCTTCGAGGAGATCGGCGAGGGCCTGGGCCTCTCTTCCCTGGCCACGGTGCACAAGCACGTCACCAACCTGGAGAAGAAGGGCCTGCTCAAGCGCGACTACAACCGCAGCCGCTCCATCGACCTGCTGCCGCCCAAGGGCAAGATGAAGCTGGCCTTCGCTCCGGGCGTGCTGCCGCTGGTGGGGCGCATCGCTGCCGGCCGCCCGGTCGAGACCTTCGAGCAGCCCGACACCATCTCCCTCGCCGACCTCACCCGCGCCAAGGACGTCTACGTGCTCGAGGTGCGCGGCGATTCCATGCAGGACGAGCACATCGTGGACGGCGACTATGTGCTGGTGGAGAAGGTCTCGACGGCGCGCAACGGCGAGATCGTGGTGGCCCTGGTGGAGGGCGCCGAAACCACCCTCAAGCGCTTCTACAAGGAAGGCGCGGTCATCCGCCTGCAGCCCTCCAATCCCGCCGTGCAGCCCATCCTCGTTCCTGCCGCCGCGGTCGAGATCCAGGGGCGCGTGATCGGGGTGCTTCGCAAGTACTGA